Sequence from the Thermodesulfobacteriota bacterium genome:
TCAAACCGGAAATTTCAGCGAGCCTATCAAACCCTATGGCAAAACCTGTGGCAGAGATATCCGGCCCGCCAAGGGTTTCCACCAGCCCATCATAACGTCCACCGCCGGCAACAGCGCTTTGGGCACCCAATGAACCGGTCTGAATTTCAAAGGTAGCCCGGGTATAATAATCGAGTCCCCTGACGAGATTCTTGTCTACTTTATAGGGGACGTTAAGCTTCTCAAGGGTCGTTTTCAGGAGTTCAAACTGTTGTTTGCAGGCGGTTCCCAAATAGTTCAGAATAGAGGGCGCATCCGACAGAACTTTGCGGCATGAAGGCACCTTGCAATCAAGGACTCTCAGTGGATTTCGCTGTTGTCTCCTTTGACAATCCGAACAAAGATCTCCTGACACTCCAGAAAGAAAATCGGCAAGCGCCGCTTTAAAACCCGGACGGCAGTCCTGGCAACCGAGAGAGTTGATAATAGGTATCACATCCGTTACCAAGAGCCTGTCGAAAAGAGTTACCAGCATCATGATGAGCTGGGCATCAACCAATGCAGAGTCGACGCCGAACACCTCGGCATTGATCTGATAAAACTGTCGGTATCTTCCTTTTTGCGGTCTTTCCCTGCGAAACATCGGACCGATGGTATAGAATTTCTGTACAGGGTCTTTTGCATATAGTTTGTGTTGAATATAAGATCGCACCACAGAAGCGGTCGCTTCCGGCCGGAGGGTGATTTGCTCTCCTTTGCGATCGGCAAAAGTGTACATTTCCTTTTCAACAATGTCGGTGTCTTCCCCAATGCTCCTGGCAAAAAGTTCGGTACGTTCTAAAATCGGGATACGAATTTCCCTAAAACCGAAATCCTCGAAAAGAGACCGGGCAACCTTTTCAATTTGCTGCCGGATTTCAACCTCACCGGGAAGAATATCTTTAAAGCCTTTGATGAGTTGTATCATTTTTAGTCTGATTTTATTTTTTGGTCATGACAGCACGAAATGACGAACACAGTTTATGGTTTAGGTTATTGTTTGCTCGGGTGGTGAATTAAACTATAATGAATCTGACTTCTTACGAATTCATAAACTTTTAGTCAATATTAATATTTATGGACCGGCAAAAAGTCATATTATGAGGGCACCTATCGGGTAAATCAGAAAAAATTGTCCTTGACAATGGAGCGAAAAAGTTTAATAAAAGAAAAAATGTTTAAAGAGGTGAATTATGCTGGAAAAAAGAATAGCGGATAAAATTCACGAAATCAGGAAAAAAAAGGGATTAACATTGGCACAGCTGGGCGATTCAACAGGTCTTTCCAAGGGGTTGCTTTCTCGGATAGAAAATAGCCAGGTTTCTCCTCCCATCGCCACCCTATCCAAAATTTCCCGTGGCCTGGAAGTCCCTATCGGTATATTTTTCGAAGAAGATGAAAGAAATAATGGCGGGTATACCGTAACCTATAAAAATGATCGAAAACAGGTAATTAGAAGAGGTACAAAGACTGGCTTTACATACTATTCTCTGACAAGTTTTAAATCCAGGCATTTAATCGAACCCTTTATAGTCAGATATCCTGTAGTAGAAAAAGAACCGACCAAACTCTTCGACCATCCTGGAGAAGAATTTCTTTTGGTATTAAAAGGAGAAATGGAACTTGTATATGGCAAGGAAAAGATCAGGCTA
This genomic interval carries:
- the hisS gene encoding histidine--tRNA ligase; its protein translation is MIQLIKGFKDILPGEVEIRQQIEKVARSLFEDFGFREIRIPILERTELFARSIGEDTDIVEKEMYTFADRKGEQITLRPEATASVVRSYIQHKLYAKDPVQKFYTIGPMFRRERPQKGRYRQFYQINAEVFGVDSALVDAQLIMMLVTLFDRLLVTDVIPIINSLGCQDCRPGFKAALADFLSGVSGDLCSDCQRRQQRNPLRVLDCKVPSCRKVLSDAPSILNYLGTACKQQFELLKTTLEKLNVPYKVDKNLVRGLDYYTRATFEIQTGSLGAQSAVAGGGRYDGLVETLGGPDISATGFAIGFDRLAEISGLNRSDFIKKPDIFIAALGKEAQAKAFEWTCQLSLTKVRAEMDMENRSLKSQMKRADKFGSNYVLIVGENELEKNEAILRDMKTKKQMSIPIENLLDNVIKIIKR
- a CDS encoding cupin domain-containing protein — encoded protein: MLEKRIADKIHEIRKKKGLTLAQLGDSTGLSKGLLSRIENSQVSPPIATLSKISRGLEVPIGIFFEEDERNNGGYTVTYKNDRKQVIRRGTKTGFTYYSLTSFKSRHLIEPFIVRYPVVEKEPTKLFDHPGEEFLLVLKGEMELVYGKEKIRLKAGDAIHFDPATPHRGQNAGKEESECLVIVIDEDTLQAKR